One window of Pirellulales bacterium genomic DNA carries:
- the eda gene encoding bifunctional 4-hydroxy-2-oxoglutarate aldolase/2-dehydro-3-deoxy-phosphogluconate aldolase, translating into MDKESSLQRILRTGIVAILRADDGSRLADAAEALAEGGVDIVEVTFTVPRAEKVLAEVAERLGDRVLLGAGTILDTETARVALMSGARFLVSPVVRPSVIELARRYAVPVFPGAFTPTEVLTAWEAGADVVKVFPSDAVGPGYLKVLRGPLPQVRLMPTGGVNLQTIGDFLRAGACAVGVGSSLVEPQALAAGDFARMQSLARQYIKAVAETREQLAKK; encoded by the coding sequence ATGGATAAGGAAAGCAGCCTGCAACGGATTTTGCGCACCGGCATCGTCGCCATCCTGCGCGCCGACGACGGCAGCCGATTGGCCGACGCGGCCGAGGCTTTGGCCGAGGGGGGTGTCGACATTGTCGAGGTCACGTTCACGGTTCCACGGGCCGAGAAGGTTCTGGCCGAGGTCGCCGAGCGCTTGGGAGACCGCGTGCTGTTGGGCGCCGGGACGATCCTCGATACCGAGACGGCGCGCGTGGCCCTGATGTCCGGGGCACGGTTCCTCGTTTCGCCGGTCGTGCGTCCGTCGGTGATCGAGCTGGCCCGGCGCTACGCGGTCCCCGTTTTTCCCGGAGCCTTTACGCCTACCGAAGTTCTCACAGCCTGGGAGGCGGGCGCCGACGTCGTGAAGGTCTTCCCGTCCGATGCGGTGGGGCCTGGCTATTTGAAGGTGCTGCGCGGACCGCTTCCGCAAGTGCGGCTAATGCCCACCGGCGGCGTGAATCTGCAGACCATCGGCGATTTCCTTCGCGCGGGTGCCTGCGCCGTGGGGGTGGGCAGCTCCCTGGTCGAGCCCCAGGCGCTGGCGGCTGGAGACTTTGCCCGCATGCAATCGCTGGCGCGGCAATACATCAAAGCCGTCGCGGAAACGCGCGAGCAGCTAGCGAAGAAGTGA